The Bacillus sp. F19 DNA segment CTTTGCTGATAAATAACTATATGGCGACTTTTTATTTATAGTGTCAATATGAAAAATACAAGATCTATTCAAGTAATTATTAGTGAGGATTTTCTTAAAGCAGGGCGTGGAAAATCTACTAGTTATGCCGGTATTCTATGACGCACTTTTTTCAGAGTGGAGGCGGTTTTTCTGCTTCATTCAACCGCTTTGATGCACTTTTTTCAAGGTGAAGACGATTTTTCTGTTTCATTCAACTGTTTTGAAGCACTTTTTTTCAGGATGAAGACGATTTTTCTGTTCCATTCAACCATTTTGATGCACTTTTTTCAAGGTGAAGACGATTTTTCTGTTTCATTCAACTGTTTTGAAGCACTTTTTTTCAGGGTGAAGACGATTTTTCTGTTCCATTCAACCACTTTGACGCACTTTTTTCAGGGTAAAGCGGTTTTTCTGTTCCATTCAAACGCTTTGACGCACTTTTTTTCAGGGTGAAGATGATTTTTTTGTTCCATTCAACCATTTTGATGCACTTTTTCCTGGGCATAGCGATTTGAATAAGGCTAACTTAAAGTATCCTCTAAGCGATTATTTTAAAATTTATTCAACAATGAAAAAAAGACTGCCCTGCGGCAGCCTCATTTTCCCAAGAATGATTTCAGCATCCAATTATGCTTTTCTAAACTTTGATGAATAGCAAGGAGCATGTCTCCTGTTGTTTCATCGCCGACCTCATCTGCAAGGTCCATACCTTCTTTCAGTTCATCGGCAACTTTTGAAAAATCATCATAGACCGTTTTCACCATTTGCTCTGCTGTCTCTTTGCCTTCTGCTTCGCTTACTGTGGAAAGCTCAAGACATTCCTTTAGAGTCGCTACAGGCGCTCCATCAAGTGCTAATAGCCGTTCTGCAAGTTCATCAATATGAACATGCGCTTCATTGTACAGCTCTTCGAATTTTTCATGCAGTGTAAAGAAGTTTTGACCTTTTACAAACCAATGATAATTATGTAATTTCTCATATAAAACGGTCC contains these protein-coding regions:
- a CDS encoding DNA starvation/stationary phase protection protein; the protein is MSEKLVQTVNKQVANWTVLYEKLHNYHWFVKGQNFFTLHEKFEELYNEAHVHIDELAERLLALDGAPVATLKECLELSTVSEAEGKETAEQMVKTVYDDFSKVADELKEGMDLADEVGDETTGDMLLAIHQSLEKHNWMLKSFLGK